The proteins below are encoded in one region of Streptomyces sp. NBC_00490:
- a CDS encoding pyrimidine reductase family protein: protein MRALGGTGAGLVDREWSLDELAEAYAYPEAVTGGAPVAWLRANMVSTLDGAAQHDGKSQPISTAADMRIFGTLRALADVVVVGAETVRQEGYRPARARAEFAERREAAGQGPAPAIAVVSASLELDFSLPLFTSPLVPTLILTGAAAAPDRVATAEKAGARVVIAGDGVGVEPARAVRALADLGFTRLLTEGGPRLLGQFVAAEVLDELCLTVSPMLTAGDAQRIAGGPSVAVPHRFALVSLLEEEGFLFGRYQRT from the coding sequence GTGCGTGCTCTGGGTGGGACCGGTGCCGGTCTCGTCGACCGGGAATGGAGTCTCGACGAACTGGCCGAGGCCTACGCCTATCCCGAGGCCGTGACCGGCGGGGCGCCGGTGGCCTGGTTGCGGGCGAACATGGTGTCGACGCTCGACGGTGCCGCTCAGCACGACGGGAAGTCGCAGCCCATCTCCACCGCGGCCGACATGCGGATCTTCGGGACGCTCAGGGCGCTGGCGGACGTGGTCGTCGTCGGCGCGGAAACGGTACGCCAGGAAGGTTACCGGCCCGCACGCGCGCGTGCCGAGTTCGCCGAGCGCCGGGAGGCGGCCGGACAGGGACCCGCGCCGGCGATCGCGGTCGTCAGCGCCAGTCTGGAGCTGGACTTCTCCCTTCCGCTGTTCACCTCCCCCCTCGTCCCCACCCTGATCCTGACCGGCGCGGCGGCCGCACCCGACCGGGTCGCGACCGCGGAGAAGGCGGGCGCCCGGGTCGTGATCGCCGGTGACGGCGTCGGCGTGGAGCCCGCCCGTGCCGTACGGGCTCTCGCGGACCTCGGGTTCACCCGGCTGCTGACCGAGGGCGGCCCGCGGCTGCTCGGTCAGTTCGTGGCCGCCGAAGTACTCGACGAGCTCTGTCTGACCGTCTCCCCGATGCTCACCGCCGGTGACGCCCAGCGCATCGCCGGAGGGCCGTCGGTCGCGGTTCCGCATCGGTTCGCACTGGTGTCCCTCCTGGAGGAGGAGGGGTTTCTCTTCGGCCGCTACCAGCGCACTTGA
- the msrB gene encoding peptide-methionine (R)-S-oxide reductase MsrB, translated as MSYDVEKPDEQWRAELNPAEYAVLRQAATEPAFTGEYTDTKTTGVYSCRACGAELFTSTTKFESHCGWPSFYDPKDTDAVELVSDRSHGMVRTEVRCARCGSHLGHVFEGEGYATPTDQRYCINSISLRLTPDEG; from the coding sequence ATGTCGTACGACGTCGAAAAGCCGGACGAGCAGTGGCGCGCGGAGCTGAACCCGGCCGAGTACGCCGTGCTGCGCCAGGCCGCCACGGAGCCCGCGTTCACCGGTGAGTACACCGACACCAAGACGACGGGCGTCTACTCCTGCCGCGCCTGCGGCGCCGAACTCTTCACCTCCACCACGAAGTTCGAGTCCCACTGCGGCTGGCCCTCCTTCTACGACCCGAAGGACACCGACGCCGTGGAGCTGGTGTCCGACCGGTCGCACGGGATGGTGCGGACCGAGGTGCGGTGTGCTCGGTGCGGGTCGCATCTTGGGCATGTGTTCGAGGGCGAGGGGTATGCCACCCCGACGGATCAGCGGTACTGCATCAACAGCATCTCGTTGCGGTTGACGCCGGACGAGGGCTGA
- the eccD gene encoding type VII secretion integral membrane protein EccD, with product MSRSATGSRTALSRVTLVGERRRVDLVLPSREPVGVLLPEIMRLLDDRVGDRPELRHLITPDGSALAHDGTLESAGVADGAVLRLVRVEDAPSAPVVHDVTDEVADDLDVRAWRWRPAVRRVVAGIATVLWALAAGALARTQFDLAAVGAGLLAVAVACAAVGVLCGRARRHALAATLLVTAAVLAVLGVWTCADAYGWNGSARLAGVAGAVALALLLAGWFTPSGRGALIGAGSIAGCLVLWEAALGLQDGAATAAQQTRAGALLAVVSVVALGVLPRLALMASGLTGLDDRRTGGVSVSRYQVGTALAATHRGLVQATVALAVSAGTAGVLVLQAMSVWTMSLGVVVMVVLALRARAFPLAAEVVVLLVAAAAVAVRLVTVWAEHTTAAGPVAALGLLAVVPLVVLAVEPAEHVRVRLRRTGDLLESVAVIALFPLVIGVFGVYGRLLDTFA from the coding sequence TTGAGTCGTTCCGCGACCGGCAGTCGTACGGCGCTCAGCCGGGTCACCCTGGTCGGTGAGCGGCGTCGGGTGGACCTCGTACTGCCGTCACGGGAGCCCGTCGGAGTACTGCTGCCCGAGATCATGCGGCTGTTGGACGACCGGGTCGGGGACCGGCCCGAGTTGCGGCATCTGATCACCCCCGACGGGTCGGCGCTCGCGCACGACGGCACCCTGGAGTCGGCCGGTGTGGCCGACGGGGCCGTACTGCGTCTGGTGCGGGTCGAGGACGCGCCCTCGGCCCCGGTCGTCCATGACGTCACCGACGAGGTGGCCGACGATCTCGACGTGCGGGCCTGGCGGTGGCGGCCTGCGGTGCGGCGCGTGGTGGCCGGGATCGCCACCGTCCTGTGGGCGCTGGCCGCCGGAGCGCTGGCCCGGACCCAGTTCGACCTCGCCGCGGTCGGTGCGGGGCTGCTCGCGGTGGCTGTCGCCTGTGCCGCCGTCGGCGTCCTGTGCGGGCGGGCCCGGCGGCACGCCCTTGCCGCCACCCTGCTCGTCACGGCCGCCGTGCTGGCCGTCCTTGGCGTCTGGACCTGCGCCGACGCGTACGGCTGGAACGGTTCTGCGCGCCTGGCAGGCGTCGCCGGGGCCGTGGCGCTCGCGTTGTTGCTCGCCGGATGGTTCACACCGTCGGGGCGCGGGGCACTGATCGGTGCCGGGAGTATCGCCGGCTGTCTGGTGCTGTGGGAGGCGGCCCTCGGGCTGCAGGACGGTGCCGCGACCGCTGCCCAGCAGACCCGTGCCGGTGCGTTGCTCGCCGTGGTGTCGGTGGTGGCCCTCGGTGTGCTGCCGCGGCTCGCCTTGATGGCGTCGGGGCTGACCGGGCTGGATGACCGGCGTACGGGCGGGGTGTCGGTGAGCCGGTATCAGGTGGGCACCGCATTGGCGGCCACGCATCGCGGGCTGGTGCAGGCGACCGTGGCCCTCGCTGTCTCCGCGGGCACGGCCGGAGTCCTCGTCCTACAGGCCATGTCGGTGTGGACCATGTCGCTGGGCGTTGTGGTGATGGTAGTGCTCGCGCTGCGGGCACGGGCGTTTCCGCTCGCCGCCGAGGTCGTCGTCCTGCTCGTCGCCGCTGCTGCCGTTGCGGTTCGGCTCGTCACGGTGTGGGCCGAGCACACCACGGCCGCCGGTCCCGTCGCCGCGCTGGGCCTGCTCGCCGTCGTACCGCTGGTGGTGCTGGCGGTGGAACCTGCCGAGCATGTGCGCGTGCGGCTGCGGCGCACTGGTGACCTGCTGGAGTCCGTGGCCGTGATCGCCCTGTTCCCTTTGGTGATCGGCGTGTTCGGGGTGTACGGGCGGCTGCTCGACACCTTCGCGTAG
- the murC gene encoding UDP-N-acetylmuramate--L-alanine ligase → MAPGTLPTAMDRPHFIGIGGAGMSGIAKILAQRGAKVAGSDAKESATAEALRELGVTVHIGHAAEHLADDASCVVVSSAIRRDNPELARAAELGIPVVHRSDALAALMEGLRPIAVAGTHGKTTTTSMLAVSLSELGLRPSYAIGGDLDAPGSNALHGDGEIFVAEADESDRSFHKYAPEVAIVLNVELDHHANYASMDEIYESFETFTGKIVPGGTLVISSDHEGARELTRRVAPSVRTVTYGEAEDADVRVLSVVAQGLKSEVTVELDGTPLTFTVSVPGRHYAHNAVAALAAGVALGIPATDLAPALAAYTGVKRRLQLKGEVAGVQVIDSYAHHPTEMTADLEAMRGAAGDARILVVFQPHLFSRTQELGKEMGQSLSLADASLVLDIYPAREDPIPGVTSDLIIDAARAAGADVTPVHDKADVPALVAGMAKPGDLVLTMGAGDVTDLGPRILDRLA, encoded by the coding sequence GTGGCACCCGGCACCCTTCCCACCGCCATGGACCGACCGCACTTCATCGGCATCGGCGGCGCCGGGATGTCGGGGATCGCGAAGATCCTCGCGCAGCGCGGGGCGAAGGTGGCGGGCAGCGATGCCAAGGAGTCGGCGACCGCCGAGGCGCTGCGGGAGCTGGGTGTCACCGTGCACATCGGGCACGCGGCGGAGCATCTCGCGGACGACGCGAGCTGTGTGGTCGTGTCGTCCGCGATCCGCCGGGACAACCCGGAGCTGGCCCGCGCGGCCGAGCTGGGCATCCCGGTGGTGCACCGCTCCGACGCGCTGGCCGCCCTGATGGAGGGCCTGCGCCCGATCGCGGTGGCGGGCACCCACGGCAAGACCACGACCACCTCGATGCTGGCGGTCTCCCTGTCGGAGCTCGGCCTGCGGCCCTCGTACGCGATCGGCGGCGACCTGGACGCCCCCGGCTCCAACGCGCTGCACGGCGACGGCGAGATCTTCGTCGCCGAGGCGGACGAATCGGACCGCAGCTTCCACAAGTACGCCCCCGAGGTCGCGATCGTCCTCAACGTCGAGCTCGACCACCACGCGAACTACGCCTCCATGGACGAGATCTACGAGTCCTTCGAGACGTTCACCGGCAAGATCGTCCCCGGCGGCACGCTGGTGATCTCCTCCGACCACGAGGGCGCGCGCGAGCTGACGCGACGGGTGGCTCCCTCGGTGCGGACGGTGACGTACGGAGAGGCGGAGGACGCCGACGTACGGGTGCTGTCGGTGGTGGCCCAGGGTCTGAAGAGCGAGGTCACGGTCGAACTGGACGGCACGCCGCTCACCTTCACCGTCTCCGTCCCCGGCCGCCACTACGCCCACAACGCGGTCGCCGCCCTCGCGGCGGGCGTCGCGCTCGGCATCCCCGCGACGGACCTCGCCCCCGCCCTGGCCGCGTACACGGGTGTCAAGCGGCGCCTCCAGCTCAAGGGCGAGGTGGCCGGTGTCCAGGTCATCGACTCCTACGCCCACCACCCGACCGAGATGACGGCCGACCTGGAGGCGATGCGCGGGGCCGCCGGCGACGCCCGCATCCTGGTGGTCTTCCAGCCCCACCTCTTCTCCCGCACCCAGGAGCTGGGCAAGGAGATGGGCCAGTCGCTGTCCCTGGCGGACGCCTCGCTGGTCCTGGACATCTACCCGGCCCGCGAGGACCCGATCCCCGGCGTCACCAGCGACCTGATCATCGACGCGGCGCGCGCCGCGGGCGCGGACGTGACCCCGGTCCACGACAAGGCGGACGTCCCCGCGCTGGTCGCGGGAATGGCGAAGCCCGGCGATCTCGTTCTCACCATGGGAGCGGGCGACGTCACGGACCTCGGCCCGCGCATCCTGGACCGTCTCGCGTAG
- a CDS encoding pentapeptide repeat-containing protein, producing MNRIVRMMPPNDEAAAALHEWVEQADSLLDVSALDLSLADLSGADLAMALLTQTVLRSAKLIGTDLYRAHLEGAVLDEADLSHASLVKAELDEASLRGAILDAADLGSSSLWAVDARSARFRGAKLDGASLIDVRLEGADLTDASVRETSLKAVLDEHTVVEGLSGTLFGPAVIDQAGVRREIGGLELERWLNSRGAEVRVLNPRSGDITYYAKFSEGYSRSNPQGIVRRRMVNGTAHDEAFTRNLRWEPTEYLRLYELGHNEVDHAEISEAEAVAFIEEVTGHNT from the coding sequence GTGAACCGAATCGTCCGGATGATGCCGCCTAATGATGAGGCCGCTGCCGCTCTACATGAGTGGGTCGAGCAAGCGGACTCGCTGCTGGACGTCTCGGCACTCGACCTGTCCCTGGCCGACCTGTCAGGTGCGGACCTCGCCATGGCACTCCTGACACAGACAGTCCTTCGCAGCGCCAAACTCATCGGCACCGACCTCTATCGGGCCCATCTGGAAGGCGCCGTGCTCGACGAGGCCGACCTTTCCCACGCATCACTGGTCAAGGCTGAACTCGACGAGGCGTCCTTGCGCGGCGCCATTCTGGACGCTGCAGACCTGGGAAGTTCCAGCCTCTGGGCGGTCGACGCCCGGTCGGCTCGCTTCCGGGGGGCGAAGCTCGACGGCGCTTCCCTGATCGACGTCAGGCTGGAGGGGGCCGATCTCACCGACGCGTCGGTGCGAGAGACGTCTTTGAAGGCGGTTCTTGACGAGCACACGGTCGTAGAAGGGCTCTCCGGTACCCTCTTCGGCCCTGCAGTCATCGACCAGGCCGGCGTGCGGCGAGAGATCGGCGGGCTGGAACTGGAACGGTGGCTGAACAGCCGCGGCGCGGAGGTGCGTGTTCTCAATCCGCGATCCGGTGACATTACTTACTACGCCAAGTTCAGTGAGGGCTACTCGCGCAGCAACCCTCAAGGCATCGTCAGGCGTCGCATGGTGAACGGCACAGCCCATGACGAGGCGTTCACCAGGAACCTGCGTTGGGAGCCGACCGAGTACCTGCGGCTCTACGAGTTGGGGCACAACGAAGTCGACCACGCGGAGATCAGTGAAGCGGAAGCGGTCGCATTCATTGAAGAGGTCACGGGACACAACACATAG
- the eccCa gene encoding type VII secretion protein EccCa, with translation MTQRVVHRPARSTRPIPATEPRTIEAPPNLPEGKVGNAATALLPMAGVVSSVVLMTVIRNSQFAAIGALVLVVALLGAVALFLSQRGKAQRTRRVQRERYLEYLEELREELGAAERERRRAARELNPPPEALYDLVRDPARLWERRRPDADFLSVRAGTGDVPAPQPAIAHNSTGGVLTPPDPFMLNEARALQARFGTTTDIPLSVPLDRAGNISIVGDRDGVLRIARALLVQTAVTHAPDDVAVAVATSDEPAWAWAKWLPHVLDSQTYDGPVAARRIAPDLAELTRLCAPDLRRRAAYAAEVRRGLSGRSADALRLAPRMLMVSDSYGRPAAELPRPDSAIGLPDMGVTVLHLLQQQIHEPDQVSVRISVDGDRIVVDDLRGNVAHGTVDAVSTAGAEGIARMLAPLRLSAESAAEGMPVSGPVDFPALVDIDDPAALDLHRLWAPRGERDFLRVPIGLTDRHEPVLLDLKESSQLGMGPHGLCVGATGSGKSELLRTLVLALAATHSPEDLALVLVDYKGGATFAPFAELPHVAGVITNLENQAGLVERVHTSLTGEVKRRQQVLKDAGNIADIGHYATLRATTRPDLEPLPHLFVVIDEFGELITAKPDFIDLFLSIGRIGRSIGVHLLLSSQRIESGRLKGLDTYLSYRLGLRTFSADESRTVLDTTDAFHLPPLPGFGYLKVDTSTYERFKAGYVSGAHRGPAPRGEERDAEPLARPYPAYNTPQHTEVIAEAPTATQRETGPTVLSVMVGQLATAAPPVRRIWLPPLPDSTSLDMAAGPVQAGPDGLRLTTVGGPMHVPLGILDDPARQWQQPWLLDLTTAGGHAAIIGGPQSGKTTLLRTLTLSLALTHTPYDVAVYGLDLSGGGLSALAGLPHVGGIAGRADRDRAARTVAEVRAMLAQREELFRERGIDSVEQLRRLRGQGRLPELGATDVVLLVDGFGALRDEFADLDDPVADLLKRGGGYGIHVVAGMLRWNDVRIATQSMFGSRVELRLNDPADSSIDRKLSETLAPDTPGRVLTDDKLFAQVALPRIDHRPVAGDLADALEEATRTVRATWHGELAPPVRVLPTRLTSDRLPSPAAEPAKVPLGVDQDTLAPVLLDLFDTDQHLLILGDNESGKTNLLKLIATQLVQRHSDKELVFGVFDPRRGLRGVVPEPYRGGYAHNPKLANALATGIAAELDKRLPKAADPDAPETGPAFQGPRIVILVDDYDILTTAGQQPLTPFLPYLSSARDIGLHFVLARRTAGASRALYEPVLTTLRETGTAALVMTGDRTEGQLFPGLYASQQPPGRGTLVRRGRPHLLIQTALNDQGTP, from the coding sequence ATGACGCAGCGCGTCGTCCACCGACCCGCCCGCTCCACTCGTCCCATCCCGGCGACCGAGCCCCGGACCATCGAGGCGCCGCCGAACCTCCCCGAGGGCAAGGTCGGCAACGCGGCCACCGCGCTGCTGCCCATGGCCGGTGTGGTCAGCTCGGTCGTGCTCATGACAGTCATCCGCAACAGCCAGTTCGCCGCGATCGGCGCGCTCGTGCTGGTCGTCGCCCTGCTCGGGGCGGTGGCGCTGTTCCTGTCGCAGCGCGGCAAGGCGCAGCGCACCCGGCGGGTGCAGCGGGAGCGGTATCTGGAGTACCTGGAGGAGCTGCGCGAGGAACTCGGTGCGGCTGAGCGGGAACGGCGGCGGGCGGCACGCGAGTTGAATCCGCCGCCCGAGGCCCTGTACGACCTCGTCCGGGATCCGGCCCGGTTGTGGGAGCGCCGCCGCCCGGACGCCGACTTCCTCTCGGTGCGGGCCGGCACCGGTGACGTCCCGGCCCCGCAGCCGGCCATCGCGCACAACAGCACTGGCGGGGTCCTCACCCCACCGGACCCCTTCATGCTGAACGAGGCCCGCGCCCTGCAGGCCCGCTTCGGCACCACCACCGACATCCCGCTCAGCGTGCCCCTGGACCGCGCCGGGAACATCAGCATCGTCGGCGACCGGGATGGAGTCCTCCGGATCGCGCGGGCCCTTCTGGTGCAGACGGCGGTGACGCACGCGCCGGACGACGTCGCCGTAGCCGTCGCCACCAGCGACGAGCCGGCATGGGCCTGGGCCAAGTGGCTGCCGCACGTCCTCGATTCCCAGACGTACGACGGCCCGGTCGCCGCCCGCCGTATCGCCCCCGACCTGGCCGAGCTCACCCGACTGTGCGCGCCCGACCTGCGCCGGCGCGCCGCATACGCGGCCGAGGTGCGCCGCGGACTGTCCGGCAGGAGCGCGGACGCCTTGCGCCTGGCGCCCCGCATGCTCATGGTCAGCGACTCCTACGGCCGTCCGGCGGCCGAACTCCCCCGCCCGGACTCGGCGATCGGGCTGCCGGACATGGGCGTCACCGTGCTGCACCTGTTGCAGCAGCAGATCCACGAGCCCGACCAGGTGAGCGTGCGCATCAGTGTCGACGGCGACCGAATCGTCGTGGACGACCTACGCGGGAACGTCGCGCACGGCACGGTCGATGCGGTGAGCACCGCCGGAGCCGAGGGCATCGCCCGTATGCTCGCCCCGCTGCGCCTGTCGGCGGAATCGGCCGCCGAGGGCATGCCCGTGTCCGGGCCCGTCGACTTCCCCGCCCTTGTGGACATCGACGACCCGGCCGCCCTCGACCTGCACCGGCTGTGGGCACCACGCGGTGAGCGCGACTTCCTACGCGTCCCCATCGGCCTGACCGACCGTCATGAACCGGTGCTGCTGGACCTGAAGGAGTCCTCGCAACTCGGCATGGGCCCGCACGGACTGTGCGTGGGCGCCACCGGCTCCGGCAAGAGCGAGCTGCTGCGCACCCTCGTGCTCGCGCTCGCCGCCACCCACTCCCCCGAGGATCTGGCGCTCGTCCTGGTCGACTACAAGGGCGGCGCCACCTTCGCCCCCTTCGCCGAACTCCCGCACGTTGCCGGGGTGATCACCAATCTCGAGAACCAGGCCGGACTCGTCGAGCGCGTCCACACCAGCCTGACCGGCGAGGTCAAACGCCGTCAGCAGGTACTGAAAGACGCCGGGAACATCGCCGACATCGGCCACTACGCCACCCTGCGGGCGACCACCCGCCCCGACCTCGAACCCCTCCCGCACCTGTTCGTCGTCATCGACGAGTTCGGCGAACTCATCACCGCCAAACCGGACTTCATCGACCTGTTCCTGTCCATCGGCCGCATCGGCCGCTCCATCGGTGTCCATCTGCTGCTGTCCAGCCAGCGCATCGAAAGCGGCAGGCTCAAGGGCCTGGACACCTACCTGTCGTACCGGCTGGGCCTGCGCACCTTCTCAGCCGACGAGTCCCGCACAGTCCTCGACACCACCGACGCCTTCCATCTGCCGCCGCTGCCGGGCTTCGGCTACCTCAAGGTCGACACCTCCACCTACGAGCGCTTCAAGGCCGGTTACGTCTCCGGCGCCCACCGCGGCCCGGCCCCACGAGGCGAGGAACGCGACGCCGAGCCGCTCGCCCGGCCCTACCCGGCGTACAACACCCCGCAGCACACCGAGGTGATCGCGGAGGCTCCGACTGCCACGCAACGGGAGACCGGTCCGACGGTGCTGTCCGTCATGGTCGGCCAACTCGCCACGGCGGCCCCGCCGGTACGCCGGATCTGGCTCCCCCCGCTCCCGGACTCCACCAGCTTGGACATGGCCGCCGGACCCGTCCAAGCCGGCCCGGACGGTCTGCGCCTCACCACCGTGGGCGGCCCCATGCACGTCCCGCTGGGCATCCTCGACGACCCCGCCCGGCAGTGGCAGCAGCCCTGGCTGCTCGACCTCACCACCGCCGGCGGTCACGCGGCGATCATCGGTGGACCGCAGTCCGGCAAGACGACACTGCTCCGGACACTCACGCTCTCCCTGGCCCTCACCCATACCCCGTACGACGTCGCCGTCTACGGCCTCGACCTGTCCGGCGGCGGCCTGTCGGCGCTGGCCGGGCTGCCGCACGTCGGCGGCATCGCGGGCCGCGCCGACCGCGACCGGGCCGCGCGGACGGTCGCCGAGGTACGGGCCATGCTGGCGCAGCGCGAGGAACTGTTCCGCGAGCGTGGCATCGACTCCGTCGAGCAGTTGCGACGCTTGCGCGGGCAAGGACGGCTGCCCGAGCTGGGCGCCACCGACGTCGTACTGCTCGTCGACGGATTCGGCGCCCTGCGCGACGAGTTCGCCGATCTCGACGACCCGGTGGCCGACCTCCTCAAGCGCGGTGGCGGCTACGGCATCCACGTCGTGGCGGGCATGCTGCGCTGGAACGACGTCCGCATCGCCACTCAGTCGATGTTCGGCAGCCGCGTCGAGCTGCGCCTGAACGACCCGGCGGACTCCTCCATCGACCGCAAACTGTCCGAGACCCTGGCCCCCGACACCCCCGGCCGGGTGCTGACCGACGACAAGCTGTTCGCGCAGGTCGCACTGCCCCGTATCGACCACCGGCCGGTGGCGGGCGATCTGGCCGACGCCCTGGAGGAAGCCACCCGCACCGTCCGCGCCACCTGGCACGGTGAACTCGCCCCGCCCGTACGGGTCCTGCCCACCCGCCTGACCTCCGACCGACTGCCCTCCCCCGCCGCCGAGCCCGCGAAGGTCCCCCTCGGCGTCGACCAGGACACCCTCGCCCCGGTCCTGCTCGACCTGTTCGACACCGACCAGCACCTGCTGATCCTCGGCGACAACGAGAGCGGCAAGACCAACCTGCTGAAGCTGATCGCCACCCAGCTGGTCCAGCGGCACTCCGACAAGGAGCTTGTCTTCGGCGTCTTCGACCCGCGCCGCGGCCTGCGCGGCGTCGTCCCCGAGCCTTACCGCGGCGGCTACGCCCACAACCCCAAGCTCGCGAACGCCCTCGCCACCGGCATCGCCGCCGAGCTGGACAAGCGCCTGCCCAAGGCGGCCGACCCCGACGCACCCGAGACCGGGCCCGCCTTCCAGGGCCCGCGCATCGTCATCCTCGTCGACGACTACGACATCCTCACCACCGCCGGTCAGCAGCCCCTGACACCCTTCCTGCCCTACCTCTCCTCCGCCCGGGACATCGGCCTGCACTTCGTTCTCGCCCGCCGCACCGCCGGCGCCTCCCGCGCCCTCTACGAGCCCGTGCTGACAACACTGCGGGAGACCGGCACCGCCGCCCTGGTCATGACCGGCGACCGCACCGAGGGCCAGCTCTTCCCCGGCCTGTACGCCTCACAGCAGCCCCCGGGACGCGGCACGCTCGTCCGCCGCGGCCGCCCGCACCTGCTGATCCAGACCGCCCTGAACGACCAAGGGACCCCGTGA
- a CDS encoding DUF6177 family protein, which translates to MTKDVIALTPKMPDLRTLLAGLYAGGPDLGLNTTADGAVVQLCAPDGRPLVSVEAPVLVQVPGETARLLQHPADVPVWWTEARASTAVPEAGRLAGSFAGRLAAVLGGTVWPPEAATTDVVSLTTDVSATPVPATGAPAVDVLTPATAVVIQDRPVVALTSWLSDALRTATAADRALQIVTPPTTRLTLPTRTALRGLPNRWVVQDADHGYYDGLSGAVLHWKNGTFTPVRDETGATRVAEAFTPTIDTGDRQLILTLRTRHPADAGLVLGSALESAFRHLTGAAPAGWSTAEPVNLPWSTRQLTDLALARAPRPTWLVAVGHPRRPALATMRVLRTPAGVEEDITLALGYSRDEAPPLDAIENAAAELAAEHGLVTLLTALRAARRDLTVPASLERPPIPVTFTLGHGAAGRIGAARTEHPAQGPTPVRLGSAVEPALHYRLGDGTDPHAWTAFQRLTEHLRQA; encoded by the coding sequence GTGACCAAGGACGTCATCGCCCTCACCCCCAAGATGCCGGACCTGCGCACCCTGCTGGCGGGGCTCTACGCCGGCGGTCCCGACCTCGGCCTGAACACGACGGCCGACGGTGCCGTCGTGCAGCTCTGCGCCCCTGACGGTCGTCCTCTGGTCTCTGTGGAGGCGCCTGTCCTCGTCCAGGTACCCGGCGAGACCGCCCGCCTGCTGCAACACCCGGCCGACGTGCCGGTGTGGTGGACCGAGGCCCGCGCCTCCACCGCCGTCCCCGAGGCCGGCCGACTCGCGGGCTCCTTCGCAGGGCGCCTGGCAGCCGTGCTGGGAGGCACGGTCTGGCCGCCGGAGGCCGCCACTACCGACGTCGTCTCCCTCACCACCGATGTCTCGGCGACACCCGTCCCAGCCACCGGCGCTCCGGCCGTTGACGTCCTCACACCTGCCACGGCGGTAGTCATCCAGGACCGCCCGGTGGTCGCCCTGACCAGCTGGCTGTCCGATGCCCTGCGCACCGCGACCGCCGCCGACCGCGCCCTGCAGATCGTCACCCCGCCGACGACACGCCTCACCCTGCCCACCCGTACGGCATTGCGCGGGCTGCCCAACCGCTGGGTCGTCCAGGATGCCGATCATGGCTACTACGACGGCCTGTCCGGTGCCGTACTCCACTGGAAGAACGGCACCTTCACCCCCGTGCGGGATGAGACAGGCGCCACCCGGGTGGCCGAGGCTTTCACCCCCACGATCGACACCGGGGACCGTCAGCTGATCCTCACCCTGAGGACCCGCCACCCCGCCGACGCCGGCCTCGTCCTCGGCAGCGCCCTCGAATCCGCCTTCCGCCACCTCACCGGCGCCGCTCCAGCGGGCTGGAGCACTGCTGAACCGGTCAACCTCCCCTGGAGCACCCGCCAGTTGACCGACCTCGCCCTGGCCCGCGCCCCCCGCCCCACCTGGCTGGTCGCCGTCGGACACCCCCGCCGACCCGCCCTCGCCACGATGCGCGTGCTCCGCACACCCGCGGGAGTAGAGGAGGACATCACCCTTGCCCTGGGCTATAGCCGCGACGAGGCACCACCCCTGGACGCCATCGAGAACGCCGCGGCCGAACTCGCCGCCGAACACGGCCTCGTCACTCTGCTCACGGCCCTCCGCGCGGCCCGCCGCGACCTCACCGTGCCGGCGTCGCTCGAACGTCCGCCGATCCCCGTGACATTCACGCTCGGCCACGGTGCGGCCGGGCGCATCGGCGCTGCTCGCACCGAGCACCCGGCCCAGGGCCCTACGCCCGTCCGGCTCGGCTCCGCTGTCGAACCCGCCCTCCACTACCGCCTGGGCGACGGAACCGACCCCCACGCCTGGACAGCGTTTCAGCGCCTCACTGAACACCTGAGGCAGGCATGA
- a CDS encoding indole-3-glycerol phosphate synthase, with the protein MFTSVLMIEKALTSADVEFVTTLHGDEQVSFHVLLQPRGDQADRLLRAIDDVALGELDDAAKEHEVPEGDAARPFGERALEVSLQALRGSGNAAEGRLIEDHPLDALKGLVEEVGADEVIVLTDPHYVEEFFHRDWASRARHKVGVPVLKLFSHSKA; encoded by the coding sequence GTGTTCACAAGCGTACTGATGATCGAAAAGGCCCTGACCTCCGCCGACGTGGAGTTCGTCACCACCTTGCACGGCGACGAGCAGGTCTCCTTCCACGTACTGCTCCAGCCGCGCGGCGACCAGGCGGACCGCCTGCTGCGGGCCATCGACGACGTCGCGCTCGGCGAACTGGACGACGCGGCGAAGGAACACGAGGTACCCGAGGGCGATGCCGCGAGGCCCTTCGGGGAGCGGGCGCTGGAGGTGTCCCTGCAGGCGCTGCGGGGCTCCGGGAACGCGGCGGAGGGGCGGTTGATCGAGGATCATCCGCTGGACGCGCTGAAGGGGCTGGTGGAGGAGGTCGGGGCGGACGAGGTGATCGTGCTGACCGATCCGCACTACGTGGAGGAGTTCTTCCACCGGGACTGGGCCTCTCGGGCTCGGCACAAGGTGGGGGTGCCGGTGTTGAAGCTGTTCTCGCACAGCAAGGCGTAG